A single region of the Malus sylvestris chromosome 8, drMalSylv7.2, whole genome shotgun sequence genome encodes:
- the LOC126633230 gene encoding protein ECERIFERUM 26-like, which translates to MAELITFICKRTVVSTKPVQAGKTYPLSVLDRHMEVNHLRMVLYYPSTGLPTKPGEITTKLRESLAVTLTNYPIITGRLQKNDKEQWMIKCNDAGVRMIEAKARGSLEEWLRNVDREKELMLVYWEDMYHKPYFWSTFYVQLTEFEDGGLAIGLSCTHLLADQTCATMFIKAWANTTLFSKMMHPPFFYPLPQRRPGNRKLNQKPYTALINHYKTSISKSIHIVDAKHTTVTLVFSDDMVRACIAMAQPIDGTDKSSPTPFEALSGLFWVCISKVKGVRNGLVDMSIRMDMRKVLGLDKGFFGNCMVYNKVHLEGFQEDNLSQAASSIGEVVAKMDREGIMDLIEWLVCKDDRSQSFMNGCDLICASLEGVDPFSIIFEDVIVPIRVSCYVEPVSGLGQVLILPAKPGDGELSRVVMVTLPRDEAIKMCEHDLILRLSPTILMDVNKP; encoded by the exons ATGGCCGAGCTTATCACATTCATCTGCAAACGAACCGTGGTGAGCACGAAGCCTGTCCAAGCCGGAAAAACCTACCCCCTATCCGTTCTTGACCGCCACATGGAAGTGAACCACCTTAGGATGGTGTTGTACTATCCATCAACTGGATTGCCAACAAAGCCTGGTGAAATCACAACAAAGCTCAGAGAGTCCCTCGCGGTAACGCTTACTAATTATCCGATAATCACAGGCCGGTTGCAGAAGAATGACAAAGAGCAGTGGATGATAAAGTGCAATGATGCGGGCGTGAGAATGATTGAGGCTAAGGCCAGAGGGAGTTTGGAGGAGTGGTTAAGAAATGTGGATAGGGAGAAGGAGCTTATGCTTGTTTATTGGGAGGACATGTACCATAAGCCTTATTTTTGGTCTACATTTTATGTTCAG CTTACTGAATTTGAGGATGGTGGACTAGCAATTGGGCTAAGTTGCACTCATCTCCTTGCAGATCAAACTTGTGCAACCATGTTCATCAAAGCTTGGGCCAACACAACACTCTTCAGCAAAATGATGCACCCTCCATTTTTTTACCCGTTGCCTCAGCGGAGGCCGGGAAACAGAAAGCTGAACCAAAAGCCCTACACTGCCTTGATCAACCACTACAAAACCTCCATCAGCAAGTCAATTCACATCGTAGATGCAAAACACACGACTGTTACTCTCGTTTTTTCGGACGACATGGTTCGGGCTTGCATTGCCATGGCCCAGCCCATTGATGGAACTGACAAATCAAGCCCAACACCGTTTGAGGCCCTTTCTGGGCTCTTTTGGGTTTGTATTAGCAAGGTAAAAGGAGTGAGAAATGGGCTTGTTGACATGTCTATACGCATGGATATGAGAAAAGTTTTGGGGTTAGATAAAGGCTTCTTTGGAAATTGCATGGTTTATAATAAGGTTCATCTAGAGGGTTTCCAAGAAGATAATTTGTCACAAGCTGCAAGTTCTATAGGTGAAGTAGTGGCAAAAATGGACCGTGAGGGAATCATGGATTTGATCGAGTGGCTTGTATGTAAGGATGATCGATCTCAGTCCTTCATGAACGGTTGTGATCTCATCTGTGCTAGCCTAGAGGGCGTAGACCCATTCTCGATTATTTTTGAAGATGTGATAGTACCAATTCGTGTGTCGTGTTATGTTGAGCCGGTGTCCGGATTAGGGCAAGTTTTGATCCTTCCGGCGAAGCCAGGCGATGGTGAGCTAAGTAGGGTGGTAATGGTTACGCTTCCACGTGATGAGGCCATAAAAATGTGTGAACACGATCTTATTTTACGCCTCTCACCGACCATCTTGATGGATGTGAATAAACCCTAG